A window from Toxoplasma gondii ME49 chromosome IX, whole genome shotgun sequence encodes these proteins:
- a CDS encoding calmodulin, putative (encoded by transcript TGME49_305050) gives MSSVEQKAREAFKLFDRNGDGELTHQEAVLAVRSCGIPLRIQELDLPEQVTYPQFRQWMMNRVARSDPLEDLIKLFAPFDRKNDGTISTEELAQVMKTLCSSMTEEDIDHLIKQADPNNSGNIKYAEFVHQCF, from the coding sequence ATGTCGTCTGTCGAACAAAAAGCGCGCGAGGCATTCAAGCTTTTCGATCGCAATGGTGATGGCGAGTTAACGCATCAAGAAGCTGTCCTGGCCGTGCGATCATGTGGCATTCCGTTGCGTATACAGGAATTAGACTTACCAGAACAAGTGACTTACCCCCAATTCAGACAGTGGATGATGAATCGCGTAGCGCGGTCAGATCCGCTGGAAGACCTGATCAAACTGTTTGCGCCTTTCGATCGCAAAAATGATGGCACGATCAGCACAGAAGAGCTCGCTCAAGTCATGAAgactctctgctcctctaTGACGGAGGAGGACATCGATCACCTCATTAAACAAGCGGATCCAAACAACTCGGGGAACATTAAGTATGCAGAGTTTGTTCATCAGTGCTTCTAA
- a CDS encoding CAP-Gly domain-containing protein (encoded by transcript TGME49_305060) — MSGLSINGDAQARLRLGQDDAAYARLDITHNLHPGRRWMEIVFSLDAPLTSVKDKLYRHTGSNPSNIKVFLKFTPEDPGRLLLDPTQTLRAVGCVEGCILHVVDESGEAGVIPSGERTENMEGKYVMDDETYDKRDGTARKFLARLQKQQPDLFSKKEEKIEEDEESWKKRLDSARTTFAIGTRCRLSGDRRGAVAYVGPRPSKSLRQIWIGVALDEPLGCTDGRDDPTKKTPASQKVLFECNGDNYGEFVEPDQVEVGAFPPIDPFDLLDEI, encoded by the exons ATGTCGGGCTTGTCTATCAACGGTGACGCCCAGgctcgcctgcgtctcggTCAAGATGACGCAGCTTACGCACGCCTAGATATCACACACAATTTGCACCCTGGACGCAGATGGATGGAGATTGTCTTTTCGTTGGATGCGCCTTTGACTTCGGTCAAAGacaagctgtacagacacaccGGCAGCAACCCGAGCAACATCAAGGTTTTCCTCAAATTCACTCCAGAGGACCCTGGAAGGCTTCTCCTCGACCCCACCCAAACGCTCAG AGCAGTCGGCTGTGTCGAAGGTTGCATTCTCCACGTGGTTGACGAGAGTGGGGAGGCTGGGGTGATCccttctggagagagaacagagaacaTGGAGGGGAAGTACGTCATGGACGATGAAACATACGACAAACGTGACGGCACCGCCAGGAAATTCCTCGCGCGtttgcagaagcagcagccggACTTGTTTTCtaagaaggaagagaagatcgaagaagatgaagagtcGTGGAAGAAACGACTGGACAGTGCCCGAACTACATTCGCCATCGGCACCCGCTGCAGA CTCTCTGGCGACCGACGCGGGGCTGTTGCCTATGTGGGTCCGCGTCCGTCAAAGTCCCTGCGACAAATTTGGATTG GCGTGGCTCTGGATGAACCCttggggtgtacagacggTCGAGACGATCCAACGAAAAAAACTCCCGCCTCGCAGAAGGTTCTTTTCGAGTGTAACGGAGATAACTACGGAGAGTTTGTAGAGCCGGACCAAGTAGAAGTTGGCGCCTTCCCGCCTATTGATCCATTTGATTTGCTGGACGAAATCTAA
- a CDS encoding hypothetical protein (encoded by transcript TGME49_305070), giving the protein METSLSAASASPGSHFEQTLQGDLAAIQREYARLCRIEELPEGPPAGVKPRVEAQVGSVVESAGSVAFSLQFLQENGTIYVQVDSRGYTILNPEDLVAAAVPPNEPKLDLTAISSPFESFEQLLAGIRPHTFERFQMNLINDKLRAEMDKPIA; this is encoded by the exons ATGGAGACGTCGCTGTCggctgcctctgcgtctccaggcAGCCACTTCGAGCAGACGCTCCAAGGCGACTTGGCTGCAATTCAGCGCGAGTACGCTCGCCTGTGTCGCATCGAGGAGTTGCCAGAAGGCCCCCCCGCGGGCGTCAAGCCCAGAGTCGAAGCGCAAGTTGGATCTGTCGTTGAGAGTGCCGGcagcgtcgccttctcccttcagTTCCTCCAGGAAAACGGCACCATCTACGTCCAAGTCGACTCGAGAGGGTACACT ATCCTGAATCCCGAAGATCTCGTGGCTGCTGCGGTTCCCCCAAACGAACCCAAGTTGGACTTGACGGCCATCTCTTCGCCGTTTGAAAGTTTCGAGCAACTGCTCGCGGGCATTCGACCCCACACATTTGAACGTTTTCAGATGAATCTCATCAACGACAAGCTTCGAGCAGAAATGGACAAGCCGATCGCGTAA
- a CDS encoding hypothetical protein (encoded by transcript TGME49_305080) — translation MPFICPPPRRPPAPQSAPVLNWSRSLSPRSPTSAKSAPALRSLVSLPARTPPNRAFPCGPLCESGRLQRPKPAAAPCSTPLVSVSARSLPPPGATASGVATAAAEKTARQAQLATKAAEAAAHGAAIAAEAAATASRAAAAAEATAAEAAEGLVAVASRALSTAVGQAKAIAAAASRSAQLATEAAAAAATAAEAAAVAASEAACAAAQVAERVAEEGEASGEDLEAATAAADAAALDYAKARAAEADARQAAAAATDAAETAAAAARQAEAAAEAREVETGVAAPAA, via the coding sequence ATGCCATTCATCTGTCCGCCGCCGCGGCGCCCCCCGGCTCCTCAGTCTGCGCCTGTACTCAACTGGTCGCGTTCGCTGTCCCCGCGTTCTCCCACCTCTGCCAAGTCTGCGCCAGCTCTTCgttccctcgtttctctgcctgctcGCACGCCTCCAAATCGCGCCTTTCCCTGCGGACCCCTTTGCGAGAGTGGCCGACTTCAACGGCCGAAACCAGCTGCGGCGCCCTGCTCCACTCCCCTCGTCAGCGTGTCTGCGCGCAGCTTGCCGCCGCCTGGCGCAACCGCCTCGGGTGTAGCCACAGctgcggcagagaagaccgcGCGCCAGGCGCAACTCGCCACAAAGGCCGCTGAGGCCGCAGCCCACGGAGCCGCGATCGCGGCGGAGGCTGCCGCCACCGCCTCCCGTGCCGCAGCGGCTGCGGAAGCGACTGCTGCTGAGGCTGCAGAGGGGCTTGTCGCCGTGGCCTCTCGCGCACTGTCGACCGCTGTCGGCCAAGCGAAGGCGATcgccgctgccgcctcccGCAGCGCCCAACTAGCGACCGAAGCcgcggccgccgccgccACTGCCGCGGAGGCCGCCGCGGTCGCCGCCAGCGAAGCCGCCTGCGCCGCAGCTCAGGTGGCTGAGAGAGTCGCTGAGGAGGGCGAAGCTTCTGGCGAAGATTTGGAGGCGGcaacagcagctgcagacgccGCCGCTCTCGATTACGCAAAGGCcagagctgcagaggcagacgctcgccaggccgccgccgccgcgaccgacgctgcggagacagccgccgcagccgccaGGCAGGCCGAAGCCGCTGCAGAGGCCcgagaagtggagacaggGGTCGCTGCACCTGCGGCGTAG
- a CDS encoding kinase binding protein cgi-121 protein (encoded by transcript TGME49_305090), whose product MESCSGCRSDFYPSAHMQDQERSEGTPAEEAPLVTYCLDPLRPDIHVTIGLCVGVTNGAEVFEESIRRSPGATEGVTSDVGISVRTSRDRTEQRKTGERGDHTSAVSGDSTGFSDRSPLPFSCWLCMNPASLVSVDQILLGVLRAVEHFEEGSMKTNDVKKEILYCASPSRNIAQALQHLGLQPDMRELVLVMVQMSEEQQRSTCSRIKGAWLGLAHMSELRDAKRISSFIHCTSDEEKLPGGLEAAVMGRIACKYI is encoded by the coding sequence atggAAAGCTGCTCAGGATGTCGATCAGATTTCTATCCATCTGCACACATGCAGGATCAGGAACGGAGTGAGGGTACTCCTGCAGAAGAGGCTCCTCTGGTCACATATTGTCTCGACCCGTTGCGTCCCGATATTCACGTCACGATCGGGCTTTGTGTCGGCGTCACAAACGGTGCAGAAGTGTTTGAAGAAAGCATCCGGAGATCGCCGGGAGCAACGGAAGGGGTGACGAGCGATGTCGGCATTTCAGTGCGAACTTCACGTGACCGCAcggaacagaggaaaacggggGAAAGAGGTGACCACACTTCTGCTGTGAGTGGCGATTCAACTGGGTTTTCAGACAGATCACCCCTTCCCTTTTCTTGTTGGCTGTGCATGAATCCTGCCTCACTGGTTAGCGTGGACCAGATTCTCCTAGGCGTGTTACGTGCAGTTGAGCATTTCGAGGAAGGGAGCATGAAGACGAATGACGTGAAGAAAGAGATTCTGTACTGTGCATCACCAAGCCGAAACATTGCCCAGGCGCTGCAGCACCTAGGCTTGCAGCCTGACATGCGCGAGCTTGTGCTTGTTATGGTTCAAATGAGTgaagaacaacagagaagtACATGCTCGCGGATTAAAGGAGCGTGGCTGGGACTCGCTCATATGTCAGAGTTGCGTGATGCAAAAAGAATCAGCAGTTTCATACATTGCACCAGTGATGAGGAAAAGTTGCCTGGCGGACTGGAGGCTGCCGTGATGGGCAGGATTGCGTGCAAATACATTTGA
- a CDS encoding hypothetical protein (encoded by transcript TGME49_305100): MKCLDGERLESTQGVGAERNKLTMTRKASLSLTCNRRGMVWQQPPRNSRRASLLRLLALCSLGVCVVGTTDIAFCSLPFSARAAPTTGEDAKIEDSPQYAAFKAALSSGRFPTDVAMRRLQQTHRVQFEHAEQPEEMEPEEDVYGSLQDETNSALPDRSYSDDNSKKDKFQREESGEEHPEVQSTSAMVGVLERLQGNQEEQSVQGKEQDINVVPERKQQVDGSTASDKQNHVLSTPRHQPFQFSSMPATGGRGRSAVEGFPRTLVDTRPRASMNTRTPRRAGMVTQDRPMRIATSSVKTQGKMLDTIPAFTVSPEYVSASSRVDTRPVQYLKAFADDDRSMPGVGSSAYAQGQYVDSSTRVEPASRTSAGFLPDEDWTESFRQQLSQDEAHWTKWARKSAKPNSTGCTFDSQGREDCALPHFVPPGVTPSDLKEQLAMIDSYLDDQHWSEVYLTGHSDADPGNPPVQADDTFSETSQSEEVGSTASLSSFVVPPRVVTRRDNTFRSGDVNTCVRCQKVVVCYMLYPGIHTLQSCTLLFFPDAINDPFSAFNNECNLCLFSQPRNARRVVAAAASAAAAAGAAAAAGATRHVIAAAAAAAANAATIAALDASNGRGSRDFEIGAEGPFEKATEGATAPRRRLQAAEEYEAEDKYSHQNTPNSGQIVTKAVEPKTGDGVRGESSIHTRMILRQMREHPRMMQLILAAALLVGVDSEKALLFDQRNRDLSIDVSQPVLPRNVAREKGTASVKPDGGKTSRDQNSGSVAYHRRKQLEIIAARQYPNMSRFWEAAAGLLTGANADDVLRLRRRRQHVVKQTAEVSPAAQPAFSVHTNPLKDNAAVVSKTRRQLERQHPQMTKFWEVFGALLTGKVSAVKRMRKQRMSA, encoded by the exons ATGAAGTGCTTGGATGGAGAGCGTTTGGAATCCACGCAGGGTGTCGGAGCGGAAAGAAACAAACTCACCATGACTAGAAAggcttccttgtctctcacCTGCAACAGGAGAGGGATGGTTTGGCAACAGCCCCCGCGAAACAGTCGccgtgcttctcttctccgcctgcTGGCACTGTGTTCGTTGGGGGTATGTGTGGTGGGAACTACAGATATCGCCTtttgttctcttcccttttcaGCGAGGGCTGCTCCTACTACAGGGGAAGATGCAAAAATCGAAGACTCCCCTCAGTACGCTGCCTTCAAAGCAGCACTCTCATCAGGTCGTTTCCCCACGGACGTCGCCATGCGCCGCCTACAACAGACACACCGTGTGCAGTTTGAACACGCAGAGCAACCAGAGGAAATGGAGCCAGAAGAAGATGTGTATGGTTCGTTGCAAGATGAGACAAACAGCGCATTACCAGATCGTTCTTACAGTGACGACAActcgaaaaaagacaagtTTCAGCGAGAGGAGTCGGGTGAGGAACATCCGGAGGTGCAGTCCACCTCCGCGATGGTCGGCGTCCTTGAAAGGTTGCAAGGGAACCAAGAAGAACAAAGTGTGCAAGGGAAAGAGCAGGATATCAATGTGGTACCGGAACGAAAACAGCAGGTGGACGGAAGCACCGCATCAGACAAACAGAACCACGTATTAAGTACACCCAGGCACCAGCCATTTCAGTTTTCCTCCATGCCAGCGACTGGGGGAAGAGGTCGATCTGCAGTAGAGGGGTTCCCTCGTACACTGGTGGACACACGTCCGCGGGCATCGATGAATACTCGCACTCCACGCAGAGCCGGCATGGTCACACAAGACAGGCCAATGAGGATAGCCACATCTTCTGTGAAAACTCAAGGAAAGATGCTCGATACGATTCCGGCTTTCACCGTCTCACCGGAATACGTTTCTGCCTCATCTCGCGTGGACACGAGGCCGGTGCAGTATTTAAAAGCCTTCGCTGATGATGACCGGTCTATGCCTGGGGTTGGAAGCAGCGCCTATGCGCAAGGACAGTATGTTGATTCGTCTACTAGAGTAGAACCAGCCTCGCGTACTTCGGCGGGTTTTCTGCCAGATGAGGATTGGACAGAAAGCTTCAGACAGCAGCTGTCTCAAGATGAGGCGCACTGGACAAAATGGGCCAGAAAATCGGCCAAGCCAAATTCGACGGGCTGCACTTTCGACTcacaagggagagaggactGCGCCCTTCCGCACTTTGTACCTCCAGGTGTTACACCGTCCGATCTGAAAGAGCAACTGGCCATGATCGACAGCTATCTCGACGACCAACACTGGTCGGAGGTATACCTCACGGGCCACAGTGACGCCGATCCCGGTAACCCGCCAGTTCAGGCGGATGACACTTTCAGTGAAACATCTCAGAGTGAGGAGGTTGGAAGCACTGCCAGTCTCTCGTCCTTTGTTGTTCCTCCGCGGGTGGTAACGCGCCGAGACAACACATTCCGATCTGGCGACGTGAACACCTGTGTCCGGTGTCAGAAAGTTGTTGTCTGCTACATGCTGTACCCTGGAATCCACACTCTCCAGTCGTGCACGTTGCTGTTTTTCCCCGATGCAATAAACGACCCGTTCTCAGCCTTCAATAACGAATGCAATTTATGCCTTTTTTCGCAACCCAGAAATGCCCGCCGCGTGGTTGCCGCAGCGGCCTCTGCCGCAGCCGCAGCcggcgctgcagctgctgccggaGCGACCAGGCACGTAATAGCTGCTGcggcggcagcagctgcaaaTGCGGCAACGATTGCGGCTCTGGACGCGAGTAATGGGAGGGGTTCAAGAGACTTTGAAATTGGAGCAGAAGGTCCATTTGAAAAGGCCACGGAAGGTGCTACGGCGCCCCGGAGACGCCTGCAGGCTGCTGAAGAGTACGAAGCCGAAGACAAGTACTCGCATCAGAACACACCCAATTCTGGACAGATTGTGACCAAGGCAGTCGAACCC AAAACCGGCGACGGCGTCCGAGGGGAATCGAGCATTCACACCCGTATGATTTTGAGGCAGATGCGTGAGCACCCGCGGATGATGCAGTTAATCTTGGCGGCAGCTTTACTGGTGGGCGTGGATTCCGAGAAGGCGCTGCTCTTTGaccagagaaacagagatcTGTCGATTGACGTATCCCAACCGGTACTGCCGAGGAATGTCGCAAGGGAGAAGGGGACTGCCTCTGTCAAACCTGATGGAGGAAAGACAAGTCGTGACCAAAACTCCGGCTCCGTTGCCTACCACAGAAGGAAGCAACTTGAGATCATCGCGGCCAGGCAATATCCAAACATGTCACGGTTTTGGGAAGCTGCCGCCGGGCTACTTACTGGAGCAAATGCGGATGAtgttctccgtcttcgcagACGACGACAACACGTGGTCAAACAGACTGCTGAAGTCTCGCCCGCTGCGCAGCCTGCGTTCTCAGTGCATACGAATCCACTGAAGGATAACGCAGCAGTGGTCAGCAAAACCCGGAGGCAGCTGGAAAGGCAACATCCTCAGATGACCAAATTCTGGGAGGTATTCGGTGCCCTTCTGACAGGGAAGGTCTCGGCTGTGAAACGGATGAGAAAACAACGGATGAGTGCCTAG
- a CDS encoding hypothetical protein (encoded by transcript TGME49_305110~Signal peptide predicted by SignalP 2.0 HMM (probability 0.890) with cleavage site probability 0.566 at residue 22~Predicted trans-membrane domain (TMHMM2.0):4-27:116-136:183-206), protein MELRTQYQTCVFLSLYLATALAVLCNVRVSDATLTTLPAAAVTTAVTEDASHDWIADLEREEEVSIPSFGDELFAESIETRRKRIQKRQASQQRKVHKKHKAEFREKAKFYRSLTQWSLFLIVNLAVSVAALTTLWKTVKANTAVPTSEEAPQAESPPEAREEKQSEPSKQEPHTLMKTPASRLTHQVISNALVAWGAIMTLVTIYKLSMTVPAVRESVESVMSSLPLFTSADSQRPS, encoded by the coding sequence ATGGAGCTGCGTACGCAATATCAGACttgtgttttcctttctctgtatCTTGCGACAGCTTTGGCAGTGCTGTGCAATGTTCGTGTCTCCGATGCCACTCTCACAACTTTGCCAGCAGCAGCCGTCACCACTGCAGTTACGGAAGATGCCTCCCATGATTGGATTGCCGACCtagagcgcgaagaagaagtgtCAATCCCCAGTTTCGGTGACGAACTTTTTGCAGAGAGTATTGAGACACGCCGGAAACGAATACAGAAACGACAAGCAAGTCAACAGCGGAAGGTGCACAAGAAGCACAAGGCAGAGTTCCGAGAAAAAGCTAAGTTTTACCGTTCGCTGACCCAGTGGAGTCTGTTTTTGATCGTGAACCTGGCGGTTTCTGTGGCTGCACTTACGACTCTTTGGAAAACCGTCAAGGCTAATACAGCGGTGCCAACAAGCGAAGAGGCGCCACAGGCGGAATCTCCACCAGAAGcaagggaagaaaagcaaTCCGAGCCCTCGAAGCAAGAGCCCCACACACTGATGAAGACACCCGCGTCTCGATTAACCCATCAAGTCATCTCAAATGCTTTGGTGGCTTGGGGAGCAATCATGACTCTAGTTACCATCTACAAGCTTTCCATGACTGTTCCCGCCGTGCGGGAATCAGTGGAGAGCGTAATGTCGTCGCTGCCGCTTTTCACTTCTGCTGACTCGCAACGCCCTTCTTAG
- a CDS encoding transporter, solute:sodium symporter (SSS) family protein (encoded by transcript TGME49_305120~Predicted trans-membrane domain (TMHMM2.0):9-27:58-78:87-110:130-153:167-190:202-220:234-257:276-299:325-348:367-387:391-414:420-443:462-485) yields the protein MAYLDLPVAYSLLYSTVAFFALVVFVLEGRLKGRFLATVKESLFHPSEDLLSSRGKHGWFPLCISLVASFMGNWVLYLPPDVGAQYGWPGITGYAFACGLPYVLLLWFAPHVKRLTLTDGFSGTDYLLSRYGRLVQAAATTISLLYMFFALSGELTTVGVTMNAVTNGAFPVFAGVIPVAVVTLAYTTYGGLRASILTDVYQGLLVVGLVVPLLIIVFSTARDNMFVDNAATVAAPSGYSQYIAGGVFLFSIWPSFLLDQGIWQRVWAARSLTDIRIAFAGAAFVAFSCVFLFGMVGIACRDQALSQAMQRQEENVSIFGYLAETLPAGWVGVLTVLAITCVASSADTYQTALAVVFAQDLLRSKRSFNWARVLIVLLNIPAILVASLQLDLLTLNMTANVLCVVAAGPLLASVHEDTNSVGMVLGFCISLLAFFTCGWISTGEFMQGLAFIAPVDFSDTPYLVAFVVVPVLGAVTAITTSCVYTCIRHRFFPGGSCGLNAASVGVEQTGMPTDARREASKSLSPTQQQQVELEPPAARAE from the coding sequence ATGGCGTATCTGGACTTGCCGGTCGCGTACAGTCTCTTGTACTCGACAGTGGCGTTCTTTGCTCTGGTTGTCTTCGTCTTGGAAGGTCGCCTCAAGGGGCGTTTCCTCGCGACTGTGAAGGAGAGTCTTTTCCACCCGAGCGAGGACCTGCTGTCGTCTCGCGGCAAGCATGGGTGGTTCCCGctgtgcatctctctcgtcgcGTCCTTTATGGGCAACTGGGTCCTCTATTTGCCTCCAGATGTTGGTGCTCAGTACGGCTGGCCAGGAATCACTGGGTACGCGTTTGCATGCGGACTGCCCTACGTGCTGCTTCTGTGGTTTGCGCCGCATGTCAAGCGCTTGACGCTGACGGACGGTTTTTCCGGAACTGACTATCTGCTTTCGCGCTACGGCCGACTGGTCCAGGCTGCCGCCACCACGATTTCGCTTCTCTATATGTTTTTCGCGCTCTCTGGTGAGCTGACGACCGTCGGCGTGACGATGAACGCCGTTACGAATGGCGCGTTTCCAGTCTTTGCGGGTGTGATCCCCGTGGCGGTCGTGACGCTCGCGTACACTACGTACGGGGGCTTGCGTGCGTCGATTTTGACGGACGTTTACCAaggtctcctcgtcgtcggcCTCGTCGTGCCGCTACTCATCATCGTCTTTTCGACTGCGCGCGACAACATGTTTGTCGACAACGCCGCGACAGTAGCGGCGCCCTCGGGGTACAGCCAGTACATCGCGGGCGgagtgtttctgttttccatCTGGCCAAGTTTTCTCCTCGACCAAGGCATTTGGCAGCGCGTCTGGGCCGCACGGTCTCTCACTGACATCCGCATCGCGTTCGCGGGCGCCGCGTTTGTCGCATtctcctgcgttttcctATTTGGGATGGTCGGAATTGCCTGCAGAGACCAGGCCTTGTCTCAGGCGATGCAGCGGCAAGAAGAAAATGTGAGCATTTTTGGGTACCTTGCGGAGACGCTGCCCGCCGGCTGGGTCGGTGTCTTGACTGTGCTCGCCATCACGTGTGTCGCGTCCTCGGCTGACACGTACCAGACGGCGCTCGCGGTGGTCTTTGCACAAGATTTACTTCGAAGCAAACGTTCATTCAACTGGGCTCGCGTCCTCATTGTGCTTCTGAACATCCCCGCGATCCTCGTCGCCTCGCTTCAGCTCGACCTCCTCACGCTGAACATGACCGCGAACGTATTGTGCGTCGTCGCGGCGGGACCGCTGCTCGCCAGCGTACATGAAGACACGAATTCCGTGGGGATGGTTCTCGGCTTTTGCATCTCGCTGCTCGCGTTCTTCACCTGCGGATGGATTTCGACCGGAGAGTTCATGCAAGGCCTCGCCTTCATCGCGCCAGTCGACTTTTCCGACACGCCGTACCTCGTTGCGTTCGTCGTCGTCCCGGTCCTGGGCGCCGTGACAGCCATCACCACGAGCTGCGTGTACACCTGCATACGCCACCGCTTTTTCCCGGGAGGCTCTTGCGGACTCAACGCCGCTTCCGTGGGTGTGGAACAGACGGGAATGCCGACTGACGCGAGGCGGGAGGCTTCGAAGTCGCTCTCGCCTACGCAGCAGCAACAAGTCGAACTCGAACCCCCAGCCGCCCGGGCAGAATAG
- a CDS encoding hypothetical protein (encoded by transcript TGME49_305130~Predicted trans-membrane domain (TMHMM2.0):97-120), whose amino-acid sequence MLGRFLVFLREFFTRTSSSPTSAAENARVRRALVETWKPAGSFVSRISFSRPQSALPAEAGSLPQSPLRVERENSSRKAPSIGARSTPRVRPLLNILSYLAGLVDFFPFLPFVGFACTAYRNIVHVRFIRWLFLRVAAPLEKTSSMTSSASTRPLVVL is encoded by the coding sequence ATGTTGGGGCGCTTTCTCGTGTTTCTGCGCGAATTCTTCACACGCACGAGTTCTTCCCCGACTTCTGCGGCTGAGAACGCGCGCGTCCGCCGTGCCCTCGTGGAAACGTGGAAACCTGCAGGGAGTTTTGTGTCGCggatttccttttctcgacCTCAAAGTGCGCTTCCTGCCGAGGCCGGAAGCCTTCctcagtctcctcttcgcgtcgaaagagaaaacagttcCCGCAAAGCTCCCTCCATCGGCGCTAGATCCACACCGCGCGTGCGGCCGCTTCTCAACATACTTTCCTATTTAGCCGGACTTGTTGacttttttccgtttctcccgTTTGTTGGCTTCGCATGCACGGCGTATCGAAACATTGTCCATGTTCGTTTTATCCGCTGGCTTTTTCTGCGGGTAGCCGCCCCTTTAGAGAAGACCTCCAGCATGACCTCGTCCGCTTCGACAAGGCCGCTCGTTGTTTTAtag